The following are encoded together in the Chloroherpetonaceae bacterium genome:
- a CDS encoding NAD(P)/FAD-dependent oxidoreductase produces the protein METRSRHIVIIGGGAAGMCAAISARQHLRSLGVADSDAHITLLERNTQLGIKIRISGGGKCNITHAGEMMHVLEKGFLRPAERRFLKPAFYAFTNQDVLRWLHSHGVATYVRPNGRIFPLSGKASDVVAVFEALLSTHSIEVLTNARALSVERQAETFCVHLSALRFQAHALILATGGVSYSKTGTTGDGIRFAAALGHTIVPLRAALAPIYLAQPPHPELVGVSLRHVRLIAKSPSQTFERTDDVLFTHQGLSGPACLSISRDVAEALEQSSVTMYVDFFPALSVEALEQQLLEMQRCHPTQALRTFLEAPLPNAIVPFVLEASGISLEQKWHNLSKAQRKNLLSVLKAYPLGTVQAVPIERGEVSAGGISLREIDPKTMASRLVPNLFIAGEVLDIAGEVGGFNLQAAYSTGWLAGKSAAHSLRWD, from the coding sequence ATGGAAACGCGCTCACGGCACATTGTAATTATCGGTGGTGGTGCAGCAGGTATGTGCGCTGCAATTAGCGCACGTCAGCATCTCCGCTCACTTGGCGTTGCAGATAGCGATGCGCACATCACCCTACTTGAGCGTAACACACAGCTTGGCATCAAAATTCGTATCTCAGGCGGCGGCAAGTGCAACATCACCCACGCAGGTGAGATGATGCACGTGCTCGAGAAAGGCTTTTTGCGTCCTGCTGAACGTCGATTTCTCAAACCTGCTTTTTACGCCTTCACCAACCAAGATGTGCTTCGCTGGCTTCACTCTCACGGTGTTGCGACTTATGTGCGTCCAAACGGCCGCATCTTCCCGCTCTCTGGCAAGGCAAGCGATGTCGTTGCCGTGTTTGAAGCCCTTTTAAGCACCCATTCCATTGAAGTGCTTACAAATGCCCGTGCCCTTAGCGTAGAGCGGCAGGCCGAGACCTTTTGTGTGCATCTTAGTGCGCTTAGATTCCAAGCACACGCTTTAATTCTCGCTACAGGCGGCGTCTCCTACTCCAAAACCGGCACAACTGGCGATGGCATTCGCTTTGCCGCTGCACTTGGACATACGATTGTGCCGCTGCGTGCTGCACTCGCACCAATTTATTTGGCTCAGCCACCTCATCCTGAGCTTGTCGGTGTCTCGCTTCGACATGTGAGATTGATTGCCAAAAGCCCCTCTCAAACCTTTGAGCGCACCGATGATGTGCTTTTCACGCATCAAGGTCTCTCAGGGCCAGCTTGTCTTTCCATTTCACGTGATGTCGCCGAAGCACTGGAACAATCATCGGTCACAATGTATGTGGATTTCTTCCCTGCACTGTCAGTCGAAGCTTTAGAGCAGCAGCTACTGGAGATGCAGCGTTGCCACCCTACGCAGGCACTTCGAACTTTTCTGGAAGCCCCTTTGCCTAACGCCATTGTTCCGTTTGTGCTTGAAGCCTCAGGCATCTCGTTAGAGCAAAAGTGGCACAACCTTTCTAAGGCGCAGCGAAAGAATTTGCTTAGCGTGCTCAAAGCTTATCCGCTTGGCACCGTACAGGCAGTGCCGATTGAGCGTGGAGAAGTCTCGGCAGGTGGCATTTCACTTCGTGAGATTGACCCTAAAACGATGGCGTCTCGATTGGTGCCTAACTTGTTCATTGCTGGCGAGGTCCTCGATATTGCAGGTGAGGTTGGCGGATTCAACTTGCAGGCAGCCTACTCTACTGGCTGGCTTGCGGGTAAAAGTGCCGCACACAGTCTAAGGTGGGATTAG
- a CDS encoding glycogen/starch/alpha-glucan phosphorylase: MPFKKLGTPTRNFSAKPGLQEEDLQTLKTLFAQHLKYSFAKDEYTATPRDCYNSLALAVRDALIDRWIETQQTYYRQDVKRVYYLSMEFLIGRTLGNAALNLGLSDEVRELMVQLGYKLEEIEEIEPDAGLGNGGLGRLAACFLDSMATLGIPGYGYGIRYEFGIFAQKIRNGYQVETPDNWLRYGNPWEIVRPEYLYKIQFYGNVHEYLDQHGNLRHDWVNTQEVMALAYDTPVPGYGNNTVNNMRLWSAKATREFNFECFNEGDYDRAVADKAESETISKVLYPNDSTPEGKELRLKQEHFFVSATLQDIIRRYKKTHTTFDQFADKVAIQLNDTHPALAIAELMRLLVDIEHLSWEKAWDITTRTCAYTNHTVMPEALEKWPVDLMARLLPRHLQIIYEINRRFLDEVRQKYPNDLEKVRRLSLIEEGPTRMVRMANLAIVGSHTVNGVAEVHSNLIKRTLFKDFYELWPEKFQNKTNGITQRRWLRLCNPELSKLIDEKIGDGWVTDLYELRKLIPLADDRAFQDAWRKVKRSNKLRLAEYIKSHNHITVNPDSMFDCQIKRIHEYKRQLLNALHVIWLYNWIKAHPYEEVTPRTIIFGGKAAPGYYKAKLIIKLINSIAEVINHDRDVADKLKVVFLENYSVSLAEKIIPAADLSEQISTAGTEASGTGNMKFALNGAITIGTLDGANIEIKEEVGDENIFIFGLTVEQVEELRRNGYQPWEYYNRNPELKQVIDMIAGGYFSPSQPDLFRPIVNSLLQGDHYLLMADFADYVRAQKEASAAYRDTQRWTKMSILNVAKMGKFSSDRTIREYAKDIWGVKPITIEMSQKAEATAHT; the protein is encoded by the coding sequence ATGCCCTTCAAGAAACTTGGCACACCGACGCGCAACTTCTCTGCGAAACCCGGCTTACAAGAAGAAGATTTGCAAACGCTGAAAACTTTATTTGCACAGCATCTCAAGTATTCTTTTGCCAAAGATGAATACACGGCTACGCCACGTGACTGTTACAACTCACTTGCACTGGCAGTGCGCGATGCGCTGATTGACCGCTGGATTGAAACGCAGCAGACGTACTACCGACAAGATGTCAAGCGGGTCTATTACCTCTCGATGGAATTTCTCATTGGGCGCACATTAGGCAACGCTGCCCTGAATTTGGGGCTAAGCGATGAAGTGCGAGAGCTGATGGTGCAGTTAGGCTATAAGCTGGAAGAAATTGAAGAAATTGAACCTGATGCAGGCTTGGGCAATGGCGGTCTCGGACGCTTAGCCGCTTGCTTCCTCGATTCAATGGCGACGCTAGGAATCCCGGGCTATGGCTACGGTATTCGCTACGAGTTTGGGATTTTCGCCCAAAAAATTCGAAATGGCTACCAAGTTGAGACGCCAGACAACTGGCTGCGGTATGGCAATCCATGGGAAATCGTGCGCCCCGAATACCTTTACAAGATTCAGTTCTACGGTAATGTGCACGAGTATCTTGACCAGCATGGCAACTTGCGGCACGACTGGGTCAATACGCAAGAAGTTATGGCGCTGGCATATGATACCCCTGTGCCCGGCTACGGCAACAACACGGTCAATAATATGCGTCTCTGGTCAGCCAAAGCCACGCGTGAGTTCAACTTTGAGTGCTTCAATGAAGGCGATTATGACCGCGCTGTAGCAGACAAAGCCGAGTCAGAGACGATTTCAAAAGTGCTGTATCCAAACGACAGCACGCCTGAAGGCAAAGAGCTACGCTTGAAACAAGAGCATTTCTTTGTGTCCGCAACGCTGCAAGACATTATTCGCCGCTATAAGAAAACCCACACGACTTTTGACCAGTTTGCAGATAAAGTGGCAATTCAGCTCAACGACACGCACCCTGCGCTGGCTATTGCAGAACTAATGCGCCTGCTGGTAGATATTGAACACCTGAGCTGGGAGAAAGCGTGGGATATTACAACACGCACTTGCGCCTACACCAACCACACGGTGATGCCTGAGGCACTTGAAAAGTGGCCTGTGGACTTGATGGCACGCCTCTTGCCACGACACTTGCAAATTATCTATGAAATCAATCGCCGTTTCTTGGATGAGGTGCGGCAAAAATATCCAAACGACCTTGAAAAAGTGAGACGGCTATCACTCATTGAGGAAGGTCCAACTCGAATGGTGCGAATGGCAAATCTTGCAATTGTAGGTAGCCATACGGTCAATGGCGTGGCAGAAGTGCACTCCAACCTCATCAAACGCACACTATTCAAAGATTTTTATGAGCTTTGGCCAGAGAAATTCCAGAACAAGACCAATGGCATTACGCAGCGCCGCTGGCTCCGGCTCTGCAACCCCGAGCTTTCCAAGCTAATTGATGAAAAAATCGGCGATGGGTGGGTCACTGACCTCTATGAGCTACGAAAGCTGATTCCACTGGCTGACGACCGTGCATTCCAAGACGCATGGCGCAAGGTGAAGCGTAGCAACAAACTGCGTCTGGCAGAGTATATCAAGTCGCATAATCACATCACGGTCAACCCTGACTCAATGTTTGACTGCCAAATCAAGCGCATCCACGAATACAAGCGCCAACTACTGAATGCATTGCACGTGATTTGGCTCTACAACTGGATTAAGGCACATCCTTATGAGGAGGTAACGCCACGCACCATCATCTTCGGTGGAAAAGCTGCGCCCGGCTACTACAAAGCAAAACTGATTATCAAGCTCATCAACTCTATTGCTGAGGTAATCAATCACGACCGTGATGTGGCAGATAAGCTCAAAGTCGTGTTTCTCGAGAACTACTCTGTCTCGCTGGCTGAAAAAATTATTCCAGCGGCGGATTTGTCCGAGCAGATTTCTACAGCAGGCACAGAGGCAAGTGGCACAGGTAATATGAAATTTGCACTCAACGGTGCGATTACCATCGGCACGCTGGACGGCGCAAACATTGAAATCAAAGAAGAAGTTGGCGATGAGAATATCTTCATCTTCGGCTTAACAGTTGAGCAGGTTGAAGAACTACGCCGAAATGGCTACCAACCTTGGGAGTATTACAACCGAAACCCTGAGCTGAAACAAGTGATTGATATGATTGCAGGTGGGTATTTCTCGCCATCTCAGCCTGATCTATTCCGTCCAATTGTAAACTCGCTACTGCAAGGTGACCACTACCTCTTGATGGCAGACTTTGCCGATTATGTGCGCGCTCAAAAAGAAGCCAGCGCAGCTTACCGTGACACACAGAGATGGACGAAAATGAGCATTCTCAATGTGGCAAAAATGGGCAAGTTCTCGTCAGACCGCACGATTCGAGAGTATGCAAAGGATATTTGGGGAGTAAAGCCCATCACAATTGAGATGAGCCAGAAAGCCGAAGCAACAGCCCATACCTAA
- a CDS encoding enoyl-CoA hydratase-related protein, whose amino-acid sequence MSYTYLLLSKEEAHKIALVTFNRPEALNAFNFKLMTELLDALETLDKDPSVHAIVLTGNEKAFAAGADIKEFAARGTAQMLLENPLEKWQRIEKLSKPLIAAVSGFALGGGCEIMLMCDMVIASETAKIGLPEINIGVIPGAGGTQRLTRIVGKFKAMELILTGRMIDAKEALELGLVTKVVPATEYLEEAKKLAREIAAKSPVAVRTAKEAIRAALSGLEEGLAFERKSFYLLFDTEDKKEGMQAFLEKRKPEWKGR is encoded by the coding sequence ATGTCTTACACCTATCTTCTCTTATCCAAAGAAGAGGCGCACAAAATTGCGCTGGTCACGTTCAATCGTCCAGAAGCGCTCAATGCGTTCAACTTTAAGTTGATGACAGAGCTACTGGATGCGTTGGAGACACTCGATAAAGATCCATCTGTGCATGCTATTGTGCTAACTGGCAATGAAAAAGCCTTTGCAGCAGGCGCAGACATCAAAGAGTTCGCAGCACGAGGCACTGCACAAATGCTACTGGAAAATCCATTGGAAAAATGGCAGCGCATTGAAAAGCTCTCCAAGCCACTGATTGCAGCGGTCTCTGGCTTTGCGTTAGGCGGCGGTTGCGAAATAATGCTGATGTGCGATATGGTGATTGCGTCTGAGACAGCAAAAATTGGGCTGCCTGAAATTAACATTGGTGTCATACCAGGTGCAGGCGGCACGCAGCGCCTAACGCGCATAGTGGGCAAATTCAAGGCAATGGAACTAATTTTAACTGGGCGAATGATCGATGCTAAAGAAGCTCTCGAGTTAGGGCTGGTTACGAAAGTGGTGCCTGCAACGGAGTATTTGGAGGAGGCTAAGAAGTTGGCGCGTGAAATTGCCGCTAAGTCGCCTGTAGCAGTGCGCACTGCCAAAGAAGCAATTCGGGCAGCCTTGTCTGGACTCGAAGAAGGTTTAGCCTTTGAGCGTAAGAGTTTTTACTTGCTCTTCGACACAGAAGACAAAAAAGAAGGTATGCAAGCCTTTCTCGAAAAACGCAAGCCTGAGTGGAAAGGACGCTAA
- a CDS encoding glycosyltransferase family 2 protein has translation MSLSNLGLQPSASESVEMETLYRYDISLVIPLFNEAESLPELVAQIADSIAKSQLSDLFGHKPTYEILFINDGSNDGSDRVIKGLMAQYPEIKLISFRRNYGKSAGLDAGFKAAQGKYVITMDADLQDNPYEIEPLIRKLEEGYDLVSGWKKKRYDPITKTLPSKLFNAVTRTLSGVPLHDFNCGLKAYRNEVVKSLQIYGEMHRYIPVLARWNGFRVGELVVQHRARKYGHSKFGISRFFNGFLDLLTVMFITKYMKRPMHFFGMAGIVSFFIGFVISGYLAFEKLAFDASVSNRPLLLLGVMLIILGVQLFGIGLLGEMITKTYLQAEPYLIKEKVNVD, from the coding sequence ATGAGTCTGTCGAATCTTGGCTTGCAGCCTTCAGCCAGCGAGTCCGTTGAGATGGAAACGCTGTATCGTTACGATATTTCGCTGGTAATTCCGCTCTTCAATGAAGCTGAATCGCTGCCTGAATTGGTGGCACAAATTGCTGACTCTATTGCCAAAAGCCAGCTGAGCGACTTGTTCGGGCATAAACCGACCTACGAAATTCTCTTCATCAATGATGGCTCGAATGATGGCTCCGACCGTGTTATCAAAGGTCTTATGGCACAATACCCTGAAATTAAGCTCATTTCTTTTCGGCGAAATTACGGCAAATCAGCTGGGCTGGATGCAGGCTTCAAAGCGGCACAAGGCAAGTATGTGATCACAATGGATGCAGACTTGCAGGATAATCCCTACGAAATTGAGCCACTGATTCGCAAGTTGGAAGAAGGCTACGACCTTGTAAGCGGCTGGAAAAAGAAACGCTACGACCCTATCACGAAGACACTGCCTTCTAAGCTCTTCAATGCGGTAACACGCACGCTCTCAGGTGTGCCACTGCACGACTTCAATTGTGGCTTGAAAGCCTATCGCAATGAAGTGGTCAAGTCGCTGCAAATTTACGGTGAGATGCATCGCTACATTCCTGTGCTGGCAAGGTGGAATGGCTTTCGAGTGGGGGAGTTGGTAGTCCAGCACCGTGCGCGCAAGTATGGTCATTCCAAATTTGGCATAAGCCGATTTTTCAATGGTTTTCTGGATTTGCTCACAGTGATGTTCATTACCAAGTATATGAAGCGTCCGATGCACTTTTTTGGAATGGCCGGCATTGTGTCATTTTTCATCGGCTTTGTGATTAGCGGCTACCTTGCTTTTGAAAAACTTGCCTTTGATGCCAGCGTGAGCAATCGACCGCTGCTGCTCTTAGGCGTGATGCTCATCATTTTGGGGGTGCAGCTGTTTGGTATTGGATTGCTTGGCGAAATGATTACCAAAACATACCTCCAAGCTGAACCCTACCTTATCAAGGAAAAAGTAAATGTGGATTAA